The Vicia villosa cultivar HV-30 ecotype Madison, WI linkage group LG1, Vvil1.0, whole genome shotgun sequence genome includes a region encoding these proteins:
- the LOC131604553 gene encoding uncharacterized protein LOC131604553: MEAEGDRKFKVDQPPPPPSTKQEHESNTCNNILETGHSLIANNQNPIIPSSSSSSQNPFLVQSDANNMDNNSSNKCVSNPLDETHSSPPICISSQQNSFHEKTNTNDFDGSTTIPSPTFELSNLEHIHTHIDATNNENPNLGLVSHVSRESSDVISMTNHEHSNDTPEGHHSPSISSCQTLEHGMNKGQEIQNPRVQVMERPNESNPTSPYVFPSHVFARNNTNGQVEWSTASNESLFSIYMGNMSFSSELACFKSCEMDKPGDVIMSDQQPNASPNNQPPTPVNKFNDISQRTAELHEEGLKVTEAKAAETMREVIMESSRTTENKEDKTQLHSDGSTKSYAFQTSKDRDKSVSSKGAGEKQTPQKKLEQNEKTKEVDEEQKSNTNASPTPNKWLSCFSCCAFCH, encoded by the exons ATGGAAGCTGAAGGTGATAGAAAATTCAAAGTTGATCAACCACCACCTCCTCCATCAACAAAACAAGAACATGAAAGCAACACATGTAATAATATTTTGGAAACTGGTCATTCTCTTATAGCAAATAACCAGAACCCTATCATACCATCGTCGTCGTCATCATCCCAAAACCCATTCTTAGTACAAAGTGATGCAAATAACATGGATAATAATAGTTCAAATAAATGTGTTTCTAATCCTTTAGATGAAACACACTCTTCACCACCCATATGTATATCATCACAACAAAATTCATTCCATGAAAAAACAAATACAAATGACTTTGATGGAAGTACAACTATACCTTCTCCAACTTTTGAATTATCCAATCTAGAACACATCCACACTCATATAGATGCAACCAATAATGAAAATCCAAATCTGGGATTGGTCTCCCATGTATCTAGAGAATCAAGTGATGTAATTTCTATGACCAATCATGAACATTCTAATGATACGCCAGAAGGACACCACTCACCATCTATTTCATCTTGTCAAACCCTAGAACATGGCATGAACAAAGGAcaagaaatacaaaaccctcgaGTACAAGTGATGGAGCGTCCAAATGAATCCAACCCCACTTCCCCTTATGTTTTTCCATCTCATGTATTTGCTAGAAACAATACAAATGGCCAGGTAGAATGGAGCACTGCATCAAATGAGTCTTTGTTTAGCATTTACATGGGTAATATGAGTTTCTCAAGTGAATTAGCCTGCTTTAAATCTTGTGAAATGGATAAGCCAGGTGATGTAATCATGAGTGATCAACAACCTAATGCGTCACCAAATAATCAACCTCCAACACCTGTGAACAAATTCAATGATATAAGCCAAAGAACTGCTGAGTTGCATGAAGAAGGTTTGAAGGTAACCGAAGCAAAAGCTGCTGAAACAATGAGAGAAGTCATAATGGAAAGTAGTCGAACCACCGAGAATAAGGAAGATAAAACTCAACTTCATTCAGATGGTAGCACCAAATCCTATGCCTTTCAAAC ATCGAAAGATAGAGATAAAAGTGTTTCATCCAAGGGTGCTGGAGAAAAGCAAACACCGCAAAAGAAGTTAGAgcaaaatgaaaaaacaaaagaagTTGATGAAGAACAAAAGTCAAACACAAATGCATCTCCAACTCCAAATAAATGGCTAAGTTGTTTCTCATGTTGTGCATTTTGTCATTAA